The window CAGCAGGAACAACAGCCAGGGATAGTCAAACTGCCACACGGTGAGCCTCGATCCATTGCCGGCTCACGCTGAGCAGCGCGTGCACTTCGTGATCCGCCAGCGCCGCAATGCGCTCCGCCGGGGCGTAGGCCAGCAGCGCCAGGCGCTGGGCGAAATCCGCCGGCACTGGCGCCGTGCCATGACGCTCAAGGAATACCTGCCACTGGCTTCCCCCCAGACGCGCAGCCGCTTCCCCCGCCGGCATCGACAGGGCTACGCGCTTCACCAGTTGCGGCAGCTCGCGCAGCGCGCCCAGACGGCCCTGCGGGTCGTTCAGCGCCTGCGCCAGCTCGTCGAGCCGCGCCAGTGCCTCGCGCCGGTAGCGATCGCGCCGCCAGCGCAGATAACGCCAGACGCACCCGGCCAGCAGCAGCGCCAGCAGAATGAGCGCCAGCACCAGCCAGCCCCAGGTCTGCGGCCAGTAGCTGGCTGGCGGTACCGGAAGCGCCAGCTCGCGCAGTTGATCGATGCTGGGGACGTTCGCCGTGCTCATCGCAGCCCCCCGGTCAGGCGGCCCAGCTCGGCGCGCAGCTGGTCGAGGCTGTCACGCCCGGTGCTGAACATCATCAGCGGCACCTGGCTGCGCCGCAGCAGGGTGGCCACGTCCTTCAGGCGACCGGAGAGGAATTCGCCCAAGGGGCGGTGCACCTGGCGCCGCTCCACTTCCAGCTCGACCTGCAGCTCACCCTGGGTCACCGTCACCCGTCCGCGATCGGGGATCTTCAGTGCGATGGGGTCGAACACCTGCAGGGCCAGCACGTCGTTGTGACGACTGAGCTGGCGCAGCAGCTGCAGGGTCTGCTCGGAAACCCCGGCGAAGTCGCTGACGATCACGATCAGGTGGTCGTGCCCGGCGATGCCCAGGCATTCGCGCAGTACCCGGTCCAGTTGGCCGGGCGATGCGTCTTCGGTGCGCGTGGCCCGCAGCGCGTGGTTGTAGCGGACGATGGACGAGCACAGCGCCTCGACCCGCGCCCGGCTGCGCAGCGGTCGTACGTGTTCGACGTGATGGTCATCGAAGACGATGCCGCCCACCCGGTCCCCGGCGTGGAACGCCATCCAGGCGCCGATGGCGCCCAGCTCGGCGGCCGTCACCGACTTGAAGTTGCGCTGGGAGCCGAAATACATGCTCATGCGCTGGTCGACCAGCAGCAGGGTCGGCCGGTCGCGTTCTTCGGTATAGCTGCGTACGAAGGGTTTGCCGTAGCGCAGCGAGGCGCGCCAGTCCAGGTGGCGCAGGTCGTCGCCGGGGTTGTACTGGCGCAGCTCGTCGAAGCTCAGGCCACGGCCCCGCAGGCGCGCGGCGTGGTTGCCGGACAGCACGCTGGACAGCGGTTGCCGCGAGAGGAAACTCAGGTCGCGCACCCGGTGTTCCAGCAGCATCAACTGCGGCAGCGAGGCGTAGACGAATCCGTCGGCGTCGGGGCGTTGCTCCTGCATGGCCGCGTCCTTACGCCGGAACCGCCACTTTATCGAGCAGGCGATCCAGCACCTGGTCGGCGCTCACGCCATCGGCCACCGCGTCATAGGACAGCAGCAGGCGGTGACGCAGCACCGGATGTAGCACGGCGCGAACGTCGTCGGGCGAGGCATAGTCGTTGCCGTCGAGCCAGGCGTGGGCGCGCGCCACCCGGTCCAGGCTGATGCCGCCGCGAGGGCTGGCGCCAACCCTGATCCAGCGCGCCAGGTCCGCGTCGTAGTCGGCGGGCCGGCGCGTGGCGTTGATCAGATCCATCAGGTAGCGGTCCAGCGGCTCGGACACATGCACCCGGCCCACTTCGCGGCGCGCGGCGAAGATCACTTCCTGCGGCAGTTGCTCGGGCCGTTGCGGCACCCCGCCGCTCTGCTGGCGCTGCTCCTCTTCGCGCACCAGGCGCAATACCTGGGTCTCGTCCTCGACCTTGGGATAGTCGATGAGCAACTTCATCAGGAAACGGTCCATCTGCGCCTCGGGCAGCGGATAGGTGCCTTCCTGCTCGATGGGGTTCTGTGTGGCCAGCACCATGAACAGCCCTGGCATGACGTGGGTCTGCCCTGCCACGGTGATCTGCCGCTCCTCCATGGCCTCCAGCAGTGCGGCCTGGACCTTGGCCGGCGCGCGGTTGATCTCGTCGGCGAGGATAACGTTGCCGAACAGCGGGCCGGGCTGGAACTTGAGCTGGTTGCCTGACTCGGTCTGCTGGAGGATCTCCCCGCCGGTGATGTCGGAAGGCAACAGGTCTGGCGTGAACTGGATACGGCTCATCTGCGCATCCAGGTGCGTGGAAAGCGCCTTGACCGTGCGGGTTTTCGCCAGCCCCGGGAGGCTCTCCAACAGCACATGGCCGTTGGCCAGCAAACCCAGCAGGATATGTCGAATGCCCTGCTGCTGGCCCAGTACCTGCGATCCGATGCTGGCTTCCAGGTTGGCGATCTGCTCGCGAGTGTTCACCTTGTTCTTCCTTGTTCTGCGTTCGTTCGAGTCGGTTGTGCGGCCGCTGTGGCGCGCTCCGACGCCCCCAAGTGACGCGTTAGCATAGCCTGTTCAGCCGGCAGGCAAAGCCTGGAGTCTTCCTGCAACGTGTCGCGAAATGAATAGATCAATTGGCGTAAATCGCGGCCCGGTTCTCCTTGAGAGGCTGACAGGCCGCAGGAGCCTCTTAAGGATGTAATGAAGACGTCAACGATCAGGAGTATCTGTCGGGGCGCCGTTCTGTCGCTGAAAGTATTTGCCATTCTAACGATGGACTGCCTGCACGCGCCGCCTACACTCTCCTGTGGCTGGGCGATCTGAAGGCGAGCGATCCGACTCGCATACCGGCACTGCGTCATCGGGGGCTACGAGAACGGCGCGCTGCAGGCACTGGGCGACGGTGCAACGTGGTGATTCTGAGACCAGCCGCAACATATTCATGACAAGCAAACTGCTATCACCTCCCTTGCCTGATCCCATGACCGTTAAGGAGCATTACGATGAAGTCGAAGTTTCTGCTGGCCACGCTGTGCGGCGCGTCCCTTGCGCTGTCAGGTTGTGCGAGCAAGTACGTGGAGCCTGAGCAATATTCCGGGTTCCTGAAGAACTACAGCATTCTCAAGGAAGAAAAATCGCCCTCCGGCGCAGCGGTCATGCGCTGGATCGATCCGAACGTGGACGTGAAGCGCTTCTCCAGCGTCTATATCGAACCCAGCCAGCTCTACCCGCAGCCGCAGCCCACCGAGAAGATCCCGGCGAGCACCCTGACGGGCATCACCCAGTACTATGACCAGGCGCTGAAGACCCAATTCTCCAAGGCCCTGCCGCTGGCCACCGGCCCCGGCCCGGGCGTGCTGGTGGTGCGCCCGGCGATCACCGCCGTCAGCGCCTCGACCAAGGGCCTGCAACCCTACGAAGTGATCCCGATCGCCCTGATCGCGGCCGGCATCAGCACCGCCACCGGCATTCGCGACCAGGACACCAGCATTGCCACCGAAGCAGCCTTCCTCGACGGCGGCAGCAACAAGGTGGTGGCCGAGGTCGTGCGCAAGGGTGCCGGCACCGAGCTGGAGAACTCCTCCCAGGTCATGCAGGCCAAGGACGCGCGCGCCGTGCTCGATGGCTGGGCCTCGGACATGCTCAAGTCCTACCAGACCCTCAAGAACAAGTAAGCCGACCGGCCCGGACGCGACCGCGCGTCCGGGCCTCGTTTGCGCTTTTGTGTCAGCCCGTAATACTTTTCCTACTCCGCAGCCGAGCTCCTGGCAGGTACCAGGGCTTGCAGCGCCCCGCTCGACCGTAATTCGAATCAGTGTGATCACATGGACAGTATCCGCGGCACCGCTTTTCTCCAGTTTGGCGAACTGCTCTCCGAGCAGGGCGCATCACTGCGCGACCACCTTACCCCCCACCGCGTCAACCTCGACGTGGTCGGCGATTTCGAGAAGAAGTTTTCCTACAAGAGCCTGGTGCAGATTTTCGAGGGCAGCGCCCACGCCATCAACATGCCGGAGCTCGGGCTTGAGCTGGCGGCCCGCCAGGGCTCCTCACTGCTCGGCCCGCTGCAGCACCTGGCACGCTCGGCGCCCACCGTGGGCGATGGACTGGTTGCAGTGCTGCGCTACATGCACCTGTACAGCCCGTCGATCCAGTTCCGCCTGGAGCGTCGACCCGGCAGCGCGATGCTGTATTTCGAGAACACCCTGCCCTGCAACGAGGACATCCCGCAGATCGTCGAGAAGTCGGTACTGCAAGGCAAACTGCTGATCTCCGAACTGATGGGCGCGGCCTTCCGCCCGCGTTCGGTGCTGCTGCGTCATCAGCCCCAGGCCGATATCGCGGTTTATCGGCGCTACTTTGGCTGCCCAGTCCTGTTCGGCCAGGCCCACAACGCCCTGGCCCTTTCGCCGGTGTCGCTGCAACGTCCGTGCATCCAGCACGACGCGGTGCTGCACGCCATCGTGCGCTTCTACCTGGAGGCCCAGAGCAGCGAGGACGAAAACCTGCGCAGCAAGGTGGAGCGCCATATCCAGATGCTGCTGCCCAGGAGCCGCTGCAACCTCCAGCAGGTCGCCCGCAACCTGGCCCTGAACCCACGCACCCTGCAGCGGCGCCTGGCCAGCGAAGGCGTCGACTTCGAGGGCCACGTCGAGCAGATCCGCCGCCAGCAGGCCGAGCAGTTGCTGCGCCATACCAACCTGACAGTGGGCCAGATCGCCAGCGAGCTGGGCTACAACCGTACGGCGTCGTTCTGCCGTGCGCACCTGCGCTGGTTTGGCATGTCACCGCTGGAGCACCGTCGCCTGCATGGCAAGTGCCCGCTGCATAGGCTCGAGTCGGCGAACGACTGATCGGCGCCATAGGTGGCAGCATCGCCTGAGCGAGCAGCCGTGACTCAACGATCCGTGTCATACAGCGTCTATCATCAAGCCCGGTTGCCGTCAGACTCACGGATCGAAGCATGGCCAACATACTCCTCATCGATCAGCAGCCGCTGAGCGCCCTGGGCGCCGAGACCGCCCTGCGCAACGCCGGCCACGACGTAATCGGCGTCGCCCGGAACGGCCTCGACGGACTCACCGAATTCCGCACCCGTGCACCCGACCTGGTCGTGCTGGAACTCGACATCCCCAAGCTGGGCGGCCTCGATGTCATCAAGCGGATCGTCGCCAGGAAGACCGCCACCCGTGTGCTGGTGCTGACCTCGCTGCCCGCCGATGTGTACGAGCACCTCTGCCTGGCGGCCGGGGCGGCGGGCTTCGTGCCCAAGGACGACTCGCTCGAATCCTTCCTCGATGCGGTAGCCAAGGTGCTGTCCGGGCGCACCTATTTCCAGGCCAAGGCCATTCACCTCGAAACTGGCGCAAGCGCAGCCGAGGGCGCCGGGGAACAGTTGACGGCGCGGGAGGTGACCGTGCTGCACTACCTCGCCGAAGGCTACCGGGTGAAGCAGATCGCCGGTGAGCTGGCGATCAGCGACCGCACCGTCAGCACCTACAAGACCCGCCTGCTGGAAAAGACCGGCACCCGCTCGCTGGTCGAACTGCTGCAGGTCGCCGCGCAACGCGGCTTGCTCGAGGAGCGCCCGGGCCTGCCGAAACAGGTCGCCGCCGCCGGCAAGCTCGCCGCCCCCTTCAATGACCTGCTCAACCAGATTCCCTTTCCCATCTGCCTGCGCGCGCCAGATACCCGGATTCTCGCGGCGAACCAGGCCTTCCTGCAGCTTTTCGAGCTGACGCTGGACCAGGTGCTGGACGCCCGGCAGCGCGACCTGGGTCTCATCGGCGAGGAGCACCTGGCATACGGGCGCAAGACCTTCGAAGCCGCCGTTGAAAAGCGCATCCCCTACATGATGGTGATCGCCATCTATGTGCGCGGGCAACGGCGGGTCTTCAGGCACAGTGGCTATCCGGTACTGGACGAAAACGGCGAGCTGCTGGGCATGCTGTGTTCCTCCGTGGACCTGGACGAGGAGACCCAGCAGGTCCAGTCCCTGCGCGACCAGCTGACCTATGTCTCGTCGCTCCAGAAGCGCCGCGGCCACTACCTGCTGCAACAGGGCGAGGACATCGCCGCCAGCATCGCCAGCCTGCGGAGAATCCTCCCGGGCCACGACCACGACGAGGTCGACACGCATCTGGAGCGCATCCTGGAGACCGTGCAGACGGTCTCCGAGCTGATACGCCTGGAGCAGAGAGAGGTTCCGCTGGCGCCCTTCCCCGAGGACCTGAACGAACTGACCCTGCGTCACCTCCAGGGCCTTGGGGGTGACATGATCCCACCCTGGACCCTCGTCAGAGCTCCCTCCCATACCCGTGGGTGGGTGGATGCGGTTCGCTACGGCTACCTGCTCAAGGCCCTGCTGCTGCACATGCGACATGTGGGAGCGTTAGGCGCCGCGATCCGGCTCGAGTCCCTCGAACAGGAGGCCGGACAGCTGGAGTGGACGCTGCAGCTCAAAGGTGACATCGCAGCGGCGGGCAAGCGCGCCGCGCCAATCATCTACCTTGCCCTGGCCGATGAGCTGAGCGATCTGCTGCACGGTAGCCTTCGGGTCACCAGGGACGATGTGCAGGTCTTCGAGGCAGTCGTCGTGATGAACGTCCCCATCGCATGAAGCCCCCAGGATAGGAATCGCACTACAAGGCATTGCCTGAACGCACGCTTACCCGGCTTCGGCCCGAGGCGAATCATTTCTCCTAGCTAACGCACTCAGGAGAATTCGATGAGCACTCAATCGAAGGCGGGAAAAGGACACCCTTGTTCACCGCTCACCACACTCTGCATCGCTGTCGCCCTGGCTTCGGCCGGGGCCAGCTTCCCGGTGACCTATGTACTCGCCGACAACCTGCCGCAAGGCGGCCAGGTCATCGGCGGCCAGGCGACCATCACCCAGCAGGGCAACAGCATGGACGTCAACACGTCCACGGCCCGCACAGCGATCAACTGGCAGCGTTTCAATGTCGGTGAGGATCATAAGATCACCTTCAACCAGCCAGACGGCAAATCGGTCACCCTCAATCGCGTCATCGGCAGCGACCCGTCGAAGATTTACGGGGCGGTCACCTCCAACGGCCAGCTGATCCTCGTCAACCCCAATGGCATCATGGTCGGACCCAAGGCGCATATCTCTTCAAGCGCGCTAGTCGCCAGCGCCGGCTTCCTGACCGAGGAGCAGGCCAAACAGTTCGCGCAGACCGGCAAGCTGGACATCGCCCTCACCGGCAACGTCACCAACCAGGGCCGCATCACGGTGCACGACAATGGCATGGTGGCCCTGCTTGGCGCCCAGGTGAACAACGCCGGGATCATCCAGGCACGCAAGGGCATGGTGCAGCTGGCAACCGGGCCGCAGGCCACCCTGGACTTCCACGGTGACGGTCTACTGAACATTGCCGTAAGCGGCGAGCCTGGCGAGAAAGGCAGCGTCAATTCGGACGTTACCGGTGGCGTGCACAACAGCGGCGAGATCGACGTCGGCAACGGCACCGTGGCCATGAGCGCCGCCCGCGCGGCCAAACACCTGGACTCGGTGATCAACATCGGCGGCAACGTCGTGGCCGACTCGGTCACCAATGATGGCGGTACCATCGTGCTGGGCAGCTCCGCTCAGACCAACATCACGGGCAACCTCAGCGCCAAAGGCGTGAATGGCGGCCAGATCAAGGTGCTGGGTGATGAAGTGAACGTTGCCGGCACCGCGAAAATTGATGCCAGCGGCACCCAGGGCAGCGGCGGCAAGGTGCTGGTAGGCGGAAGCTTCCAGGGCAAAGGACCCGAGCAAGCGGCCAAGAACACAACCGTTGCCAAAGGCGCTCAGCTCAAAGCGGACGGCAAAACCGATGGCGGCCAAGTGGTCGTCTGGAGCGATGGCAAGACCCATTTCGGCGGGACAGCCAGTGCCCAGGGCGCCCAAAAAGGCGGCGAGGTCGAGACATCTGGCAAACAGCTGACAATATCGCCAGAAGCAGAGGTCAACGCTTCAGGCGGCCAACACTCGGGCACATGGCTGCTCGATCCGGAAACGGTCAATATTGAAGCCAATGGTGGCGCCCCTGGCAGCGATACAGTTTCTGCAGCTGCTATTGTTAATTCCCTGAAAAACCAAAACATCACCATCAGCGCGAATAATCGGATCAACGTCAATTCTGCGATAGTCGCCCAAGATGCTGGATTCCATGTACTGAAGCTACAAGCAAACGGTACAGTTAAACCATTGACTGATTATATTGACACCAATAATCCATTCAATGATGCCAAACGTAACGACAGCGGCTCGATTTACATCAATGCACCCATTCTCCTGAAAGACGGACATCTCGTCATTCTGGCAACTGGCGATGTAATGCTCAAAAACACTACTGGGCAAGCAACTGGTGATGCAGGATATATGGGGCGCGCAATCATCGACGTTGGCAGCGGAACCATTTGGATAAAGACATCTAATAGTGGCTCAATTATCCAGGATGACGGAACGGCACTCATAGGCAAAAAGATTGCCGCTGAAGGTGCCAGTGTTCTGCTTGACAGTTCGCTTAACCATGCGGGTACGTTAGCCGGGAAAGCTAGCAACGGCAAATTCATCTACAACCAAACCTCTTCTGCCTCGGAAGTAAATACTGGAACAGTTGAGAACCCAGGCGTCAGTGGCGAGAGCATGACGGGGGTTGGCTCTACCACTATCAAAAAAGTGGGTGAAACTGTTTTCAGAGAGCACAACCAAGAAGTTCATCCTCTGGCTCCTGCCGATGGCTCTGAATTCCAATACCTTGTCTTCGAGGCGGGCGCTGTTGTTAATAACAAAGGTAATGAAGTAGCCAAAGACTCTTTCTATTACATCACCTCGCTCACCTTCGTCGAGCCAGGTGTAAATCCCGTCACCTGGGTCATAAGCGCAACGAGCGGCGGTGTAACCGTTACTCGAAATGGCGTGAATACCAACGGCGTGCTACCGCCAGGATTTAGTTTTGGGACTAATCAAGGCCAGGTATCGTACACAAACAATGGCATTGGCGTTCAAAATGGTGCTGGAGACATCAACAATCCAGTCAACCCCGACGGCATCAACCGTAACTATGCAAGCGGCACATCGGACAAGTTACTCGTTGACCTCGGTAGTTCAACAAAATCAGTCACCGCTGATCTCGCGGGGCTTTCCAACGGCAACCCTTATGACCAGGCCATTGTGACTTTCCTGAGTGGGCAAGACACCAGCAAGGTCGGCGGGGTCACGCTAAAAAATCAAACCGCTCAACTTGAAGGAAAAGTGCATGACGTCCAACGGGAGTATGGGGACGCCAACCCTGAGTTTCAGGCCTCCGTGGGACTGACTGCCGGCGCATCCGAAAACAGCAAAGCGGTGAAGGGTGTGGACGACTTCGTAGATCGTCAGCTCAACCAGAACCGTTTTGACACCAAGGTCGAAACGAGCACTGCTGCCAACGAACATTCCGATGTTGGCCAGTATCAAGTCGAAGGCAAGGTTCTGGCAGACGGCTTCGTTGCTAACCGCTACCAGACCTCTGTCCAGGCGGGACAGCTGATCGTCAACCCTGCTGAACTCACTGTGACCGCCAAGGACAAGAGCAAGACCTACGGCGATGTCGATCCGAAACTGGACTATGAACTCTCCGGCGCCAAGCTCGGCCATACCTCGGACGACCTGCTCAACGGCGGAGCCCTTTCCCGCCAGGCTGGCGAGAATGTTGGCCGCTACGGCATCGACCAAGGTCAACTGGATCTGAACAATGGCCTGGGTGGCAACTACAGGCTGCGGTTCGTCGACGGGCAGTTGCAGATCACCCCCGCGACACTGGATGTCCAGGCGGATAACCAGAGCAAAGTCTACGGCGATGCCGATCCGTCGCTCACCTACCAGGTCACCGGTCTGAAGAACGGTGATAAGCAGACTGACGTTGTCGGCGGTGGTGGACTCAAACGCGATGCCGGCGAGAACGTGAGTACCTACGGGATCACCCAAGGCGACCTGGCACTACTCAGCACCAACTACATCCTGCAATTCCACGACGGGATCTTCAGCATCACGCCCGCCGAGCTGACCGTCACGGCCAACAAGCAGTCCAAGGTCTACGGTGATTCTGACCCGGCGCTTACCTTCGAGGTGACTGGGCTCAAGCGCGACGACACCCAGTCGAGTGTGCTGAACGGCGGCACCCTGCAAAGGGATGCCGGCACTGACGTCGGTCGATATGGCATTCACCAAGGCACCTTGGATCTGAACGCAGCAGCCGGTCAGAACTATGTGCTGCGCTACGTGGACGGAGATTTCTACATTACCCCCGCCACGCTGACAGTCCAGGCCGATGGAAAGACCAAGGTGTACGGCGATCTCGACCCAGCCCTCACCTACATCGTCAGCGGTCTGAAGAATGGGGATACCCAGGCCGACGTTCTCGGCGGTGGGCTGGCGCGCGACCAGGGCCAGAATGTTGGCACCTATGGCATCCGTCAGGGAGATCTCGATCTGACGTCTGGGAAAGGCCAGAACTATGTCCTGAGCTTCACGGGCAACGATTTCAAAATCACGCCCGCGACACTGACAGTGTCCGCCGATGACAAGACAAAGGTGTATGGCGAACTCGATCCTGAACTGAGCTATAAGGTCTCGGGCCTGAAAAATGGCGACAAACAGAGCGACGTGCTCAATGGCAAGGGGCTCGGCCGCGACCCCGGTCAGAACGTGGGTGACTACGCCATTCGCCAGGGAGAGCTGGGGCTCAGTGAAAACAGCAACTATGTGCTGACCTTCGTTGACGGAAAACTCGCCATCACCCCGGCCACCCTGAAGGTCAAGGCTGAGGACAAATCCAAGGTCTATGGCGATGCCGACCCTGCGCTGACCCAGATCGTCTCAGGGCTGAAAAACGGCGATACAGCAGCCGACGTGCTGAAAGGCGCGCTCGGTCGGGAAGCCGGCGAGGACGTCCGTGCGGGTGGCTACACAATCCACCAGGGCGAGCTTGGCCTGAACAATACCCAGGGCAAGAACTACGTTCTGGAGTTCGAGGACGGCAAGCTGACCATTACCCCCGCCAGCCTCACGGTAACGGCGGATAACACGGGCAAGGTCTATGGCGATCTCGACCCATCGTTGAGCTATCAGGTCAGTGGCCTTAAAGGAGCGGACACAGCAACCCAGGCGCTGGCAGGCCAACTGGCACGCCAGGCCGGTGAGGATGTGAAAGATGGGGGCTATGCCATCAACCAGGGTGATCTGGGACTGACTGGCAAAGCTTCACAGAACTACATCCTCAACTACCAGGGCGGCACCTTCACCATT of the Pseudomonas sp. PSE14 genome contains:
- a CDS encoding LuxR C-terminal-related transcriptional regulator, whose amino-acid sequence is MANILLIDQQPLSALGAETALRNAGHDVIGVARNGLDGLTEFRTRAPDLVVLELDIPKLGGLDVIKRIVARKTATRVLVLTSLPADVYEHLCLAAGAAGFVPKDDSLESFLDAVAKVLSGRTYFQAKAIHLETGASAAEGAGEQLTAREVTVLHYLAEGYRVKQIAGELAISDRTVSTYKTRLLEKTGTRSLVELLQVAAQRGLLEERPGLPKQVAAAGKLAAPFNDLLNQIPFPICLRAPDTRILAANQAFLQLFELTLDQVLDARQRDLGLIGEEHLAYGRKTFEAAVEKRIPYMMVIAIYVRGQRRVFRHSGYPVLDENGELLGMLCSSVDLDEETQQVQSLRDQLTYVSSLQKRRGHYLLQQGEDIAASIASLRRILPGHDHDEVDTHLERILETVQTVSELIRLEQREVPLAPFPEDLNELTLRHLQGLGGDMIPPWTLVRAPSHTRGWVDAVRYGYLLKALLLHMRHVGALGAAIRLESLEQEAGQLEWTLQLKGDIAAAGKRAAPIIYLALADELSDLLHGSLRVTRDDVQVFEAVVVMNVPIA
- a CDS encoding DUF58 domain-containing protein, which translates into the protein MQEQRPDADGFVYASLPQLMLLEHRVRDLSFLSRQPLSSVLSGNHAARLRGRGLSFDELRQYNPGDDLRHLDWRASLRYGKPFVRSYTEERDRPTLLLVDQRMSMYFGSQRNFKSVTAAELGAIGAWMAFHAGDRVGGIVFDDHHVEHVRPLRSRARVEALCSSIVRYNHALRATRTEDASPGQLDRVLRECLGIAGHDHLIVIVSDFAGVSEQTLQLLRQLSRHNDVLALQVFDPIALKIPDRGRVTVTQGELQVELEVERRQVHRPLGEFLSGRLKDVATLLRRSQVPLMMFSTGRDSLDQLRAELGRLTGGLR
- a CDS encoding MBG domain-containing protein, which gives rise to MSTQSKAGKGHPCSPLTTLCIAVALASAGASFPVTYVLADNLPQGGQVIGGQATITQQGNSMDVNTSTARTAINWQRFNVGEDHKITFNQPDGKSVTLNRVIGSDPSKIYGAVTSNGQLILVNPNGIMVGPKAHISSSALVASAGFLTEEQAKQFAQTGKLDIALTGNVTNQGRITVHDNGMVALLGAQVNNAGIIQARKGMVQLATGPQATLDFHGDGLLNIAVSGEPGEKGSVNSDVTGGVHNSGEIDVGNGTVAMSAARAAKHLDSVINIGGNVVADSVTNDGGTIVLGSSAQTNITGNLSAKGVNGGQIKVLGDEVNVAGTAKIDASGTQGSGGKVLVGGSFQGKGPEQAAKNTTVAKGAQLKADGKTDGGQVVVWSDGKTHFGGTASAQGAQKGGEVETSGKQLTISPEAEVNASGGQHSGTWLLDPETVNIEANGGAPGSDTVSAAAIVNSLKNQNITISANNRINVNSAIVAQDAGFHVLKLQANGTVKPLTDYIDTNNPFNDAKRNDSGSIYINAPILLKDGHLVILATGDVMLKNTTGQATGDAGYMGRAIIDVGSGTIWIKTSNSGSIIQDDGTALIGKKIAAEGASVLLDSSLNHAGTLAGKASNGKFIYNQTSSASEVNTGTVENPGVSGESMTGVGSTTIKKVGETVFREHNQEVHPLAPADGSEFQYLVFEAGAVVNNKGNEVAKDSFYYITSLTFVEPGVNPVTWVISATSGGVTVTRNGVNTNGVLPPGFSFGTNQGQVSYTNNGIGVQNGAGDINNPVNPDGINRNYASGTSDKLLVDLGSSTKSVTADLAGLSNGNPYDQAIVTFLSGQDTSKVGGVTLKNQTAQLEGKVHDVQREYGDANPEFQASVGLTAGASENSKAVKGVDDFVDRQLNQNRFDTKVETSTAANEHSDVGQYQVEGKVLADGFVANRYQTSVQAGQLIVNPAELTVTAKDKSKTYGDVDPKLDYELSGAKLGHTSDDLLNGGALSRQAGENVGRYGIDQGQLDLNNGLGGNYRLRFVDGQLQITPATLDVQADNQSKVYGDADPSLTYQVTGLKNGDKQTDVVGGGGLKRDAGENVSTYGITQGDLALLSTNYILQFHDGIFSITPAELTVTANKQSKVYGDSDPALTFEVTGLKRDDTQSSVLNGGTLQRDAGTDVGRYGIHQGTLDLNAAAGQNYVLRYVDGDFYITPATLTVQADGKTKVYGDLDPALTYIVSGLKNGDTQADVLGGGLARDQGQNVGTYGIRQGDLDLTSGKGQNYVLSFTGNDFKITPATLTVSADDKTKVYGELDPELSYKVSGLKNGDKQSDVLNGKGLGRDPGQNVGDYAIRQGELGLSENSNYVLTFVDGKLAITPATLKVKAEDKSKVYGDADPALTQIVSGLKNGDTAADVLKGALGREAGEDVRAGGYTIHQGELGLNNTQGKNYVLEFEDGKLTITPASLTVTADNTGKVYGDLDPSLSYQVSGLKGADTATQALAGQLARQAGEDVKDGGYAINQGDLGLTGKASQNYILNYQGGTFTITPATLMVRADDKTKVYGEIDPALSYQVSGLKGGDQQSSVLSGNIARQAGEDVKAGGYAIGQGDLKSTSQNYLLQYVDGTFTITPATLQIDFDDHSKVYGEIDPSLTYRVSGLKNGDSAASVISGSAGRAAGENVGSYGIGQGSLGSNGNYILTFNEGKLAITPAELTVTADHKTKVYGDLDPTLTYSVAGLKNGDSAASVTTGSLARISGENVTPEGYAITQGNVRLTSSNYTMVFKDGNLQVTPAPLQVTADNKTKRQGESDPALTYSVSGMKRGESTSLVQGQLSREPGEEAGQYRIGQEGSFSAGTNYTVTFKDGAMTITGQLAPIPPEQPGVPLLPVTSQSPGNARCIAVESPSAVSANYSVSPAVIRTYAVQLICKPRSYGEKTSTVPNIQDVLSYANSHFKDGKFVVPDWNRSVIPHDLKAPAKGGK
- a CDS encoding DUF4381 domain-containing protein: MSTANVPSIDQLRELALPVPPASYWPQTWGWLVLALILLALLLAGCVWRYLRWRRDRYRREALARLDELAQALNDPQGRLGALRELPQLVKRVALSMPAGEAAARLGGSQWQVFLERHGTAPVPADFAQRLALLAYAPAERIAALADHEVHALLSVSRQWIEAHRVAV
- a CDS encoding DUF3313 domain-containing protein produces the protein MKSKFLLATLCGASLALSGCASKYVEPEQYSGFLKNYSILKEEKSPSGAAVMRWIDPNVDVKRFSSVYIEPSQLYPQPQPTEKIPASTLTGITQYYDQALKTQFSKALPLATGPGPGVLVVRPAITAVSASTKGLQPYEVIPIALIAAGISTATGIRDQDTSIATEAAFLDGGSNKVVAEVVRKGAGTELENSSQVMQAKDARAVLDGWASDMLKSYQTLKNK
- a CDS encoding AraC family transcriptional regulator, coding for MDSIRGTAFLQFGELLSEQGASLRDHLTPHRVNLDVVGDFEKKFSYKSLVQIFEGSAHAINMPELGLELAARQGSSLLGPLQHLARSAPTVGDGLVAVLRYMHLYSPSIQFRLERRPGSAMLYFENTLPCNEDIPQIVEKSVLQGKLLISELMGAAFRPRSVLLRHQPQADIAVYRRYFGCPVLFGQAHNALALSPVSLQRPCIQHDAVLHAIVRFYLEAQSSEDENLRSKVERHIQMLLPRSRCNLQQVARNLALNPRTLQRRLASEGVDFEGHVEQIRRQQAEQLLRHTNLTVGQIASELGYNRTASFCRAHLRWFGMSPLEHRRLHGKCPLHRLESAND
- a CDS encoding MoxR family ATPase, translating into MNTREQIANLEASIGSQVLGQQQGIRHILLGLLANGHVLLESLPGLAKTRTVKALSTHLDAQMSRIQFTPDLLPSDITGGEILQQTESGNQLKFQPGPLFGNVILADEINRAPAKVQAALLEAMEERQITVAGQTHVMPGLFMVLATQNPIEQEGTYPLPEAQMDRFLMKLLIDYPKVEDETQVLRLVREEEQRQQSGGVPQRPEQLPQEVIFAARREVGRVHVSEPLDRYLMDLINATRRPADYDADLARWIRVGASPRGGISLDRVARAHAWLDGNDYASPDDVRAVLHPVLRHRLLLSYDAVADGVSADQVLDRLLDKVAVPA